The genomic segment GCAATCCTTGGATCTTTCAGAATTCTGAAAGATTGGGACTGGGATTTTCCGTTTACGGTCATCCTCACCTGGTATTCTCCCGGCACAGCTTTAGGGCCGATGTGGGTACCGCCCCACATAACAGCATCTGGGACCTTTGTGGCATCGGGATAACGTATGTTCCAGACGAAACGGTTCATCCCTTTTTTAGTCTCAGCGGTAGGATCCGGATTCTTTTTATCTTTCTTATTGGTGAAAGTTTTGATTATATCACCATCTGATTCCAGATATTCTAGTGTGAACTCACTATCTTCATCCAGTTCTTCGGACAGGGTGTAAAATGTCATAACACCGTTGGGAGGATTGGTACCGGAGGTAGGACTTGCCCCCCCCCCCAGCCGCCTCCTCCTGGGAGGCGGTGGGTATCCCTGGGATCAAAAAGGTGTTCCTTCGCGCCGGCAACTTTACCGGAAAGCTGATAAAGGGGAGTAAGGTCATCCATAATCCAGAAAGACCGACCTTGGGTTGCCACCACCAGATCATTTTCTTTCACCAGCAAGTCTGTAACGGGAACAACGGGAAGGTTAAGTTGAAACGGTTGCCAGTTTTTTCCGTCATCAAAGGAAATATACATGCCTGTCTCAGTTCCGGCATAGAGAAGACCTTTCCTAGTCGGATCTTCCCGTATAACACGGGTAAAAGCATCTTTTGCAATACCCGAGGTGATGAGCTTCCATGATTTCCCGTAATTGGTTGTTTTGTAAAGATAGGGTTTGAAGTCATCCAGTTTGTAACGGGTTACAGCCATATAGGCAGTGGAGGGATCATGAGGGGACTGGTCAATACTGTTTACCATGCTCCATTCTGGCATGTTGCTTGGTGTAACATCTTTCCAGGCTTCCCCTCCGTTCTTGGTAATGTGGACTTTGCCATCATCCGTACCAATCCAGATGACCCCTTTTTCATAAGGTGAAGGGGTGATAACAAAAATGGTGCAGTAATATTCCACACCTGTGTCATCCTTGGTAATTGGACCACCGGACTGATCCTGCATTGAAACTGTATTGGTGGTTAAATCGGGACTTATCACCTTCCAAGATTCTCCTTCGTTTGTAGTTTTGTGAAGATACTGTGAACCAACATAAAGTGTGTTTGGATCGTGAGAATCAAATTCAATGGGGAAATTCCATTGGAAACGGTACTTCATATCTTTTACCCCATGGCCCATAGGGTTATCGGGGAAAACAGTAATATTTCGCCGCTCTCCGGTGGTGTGGTTGTACCGGGTCAAGAAACCGCTGTAAGACCCGGCATAAACAATATTAGAATTTTTCGGGTGGGGAGCTACGTGGGCACTTTCTCCGCCGCCAACGGAGAAATAGTCTCGTTCTGTAATTCCGCCTCCCATGGTTCTGGAGGCGATAGCAACGGTGCTGTTATCCTGCTGTCCAGCATAAACCCGGTAGGGAAAATGGTTATCCACATCGGCGCGGTAAAACTGGGCCGTGGGCTGGTTGTGGTAGGTGCTCCAGGTCGCACCCGCATCAAAAGAGATTTGACAGCCGCCGTCATCGGCAATGATGAGATGCTGGGCATCCAGGGGATCAACCCACAGATCATGGTGGTCACCGTGGGGGGTCCGAATTGAATTGAATGTTTTACCCCCATCTTTGGAGCGCCAGAACCGGACATTTAGCACATAAAGAACATCCTCGCTTTGTGTGTCGGCATAAATCCGGGTGTAGTACCAAGCCCGCTGTCTAAGGTTATTGTCAGAAGTTGTTTTTGTCCAAGTTTCACCGCCATCATCAGAACGAAAAAGTCCCCCTTCCCTGTTTTCGATGAGGGCCCAGATTCGCTCCGAGTTTAAGGGAGAAATTGCCACACCGATAATTCCCACATTACCTTCTGGCAGACCTTCATTTCCGGTGATTTCAGTCCAGGTGTCTCCTCCATCCGTGGATTTCCAAAGGCCAGATCCTTCGCCACCGCTAGACAAGCTGTAAGGGGTCCGCTTTATCCGCCACATGGAAGCATAGATGATTCGCGGATTGTTGGGATCAAGAACAAGATCACAAGCACCGACCTCATCGCTGACGTACAAAACTTTTTCCCAGGTTTCGCCGCCGTTTTTACTTCTGAAAACACCTCTTTCTTTATTGGGTCCGAAAAGATGTCCCAGAGCCGAGACATAAACTAGGTCCGGATTACGGGGGTGAATCCTGATTCGGGGAATCCTCCGGCTGTCTTTTAAACCCATGTGTTTCCAGGTTTTTCCTGCATCGGTGGATTTCCAAACACCATCGCCGTGTGAAACATTCCCTCGAACGGTTACCTCACCGCCGCCGACATAAATAACGTTGGGATCCCATTCACTGACAGCCACGGCCCCAATAGAGCCACCGAAAAAACCGTCAGAAATATTCTCCCAATTGGCACCGCCACTTTTAGTTTCCCAGACGCCACCGCCAGTTCCGCCGAAATAGGCGACCCTATCATTTCCCGGAATGCCGGCCACGGCCGCTGAGCGACCTCCCCGGAAGGGGCCGATATTCCTGTATTTCAGTGCTTTGTAGAGAGATTCATCATAAGTCTCTGCTATCAGCACAGTGGCTCCGGAGGTCATCAAAAAAGTGACAGCAATTGTAACAATAGAACGGACGGACAGTTTCATACTAAACTCCTTGTCTTTATTTAACCCCACGAGATAATTGGATATAGAAGGTGAAGAGAACTGGTTAGAAAGTCAATCAGTTTTTGCCGGGGCTGCTAGGTGAGAGGACTTGGAAGGGAAGAGATAATCTTATATGGTCTTGTAAAAGTCTGTTTCCCCTTCAGATTTGGCGACTATAACAGTGCCGATACTATCACTGGTCACATTAACTACGGTGCGATACATGTCTAGCGGTCTATCAACAGCGAGCATCGTTCCCACAAGGAGGGCGGCAGTGGGGTGGTCTCCGAGCCCCACCGCATTGAGGACGATGAAGATCATAACCAGTCCTGCTGAGGGGACGGCTGCGGCGCCAACAGAAGCCAAAAAAGCGGTAATAACTACTACCATTTGAGCGGAAAAGGAAAGATCAATGCCCGGAATTGCCTGGCAGATGAAGAGAACTCCGGCACATTCATAGAGGGCGGTTCCATCCATATTTATAGTAGCTCCTAAAGGGAGGACAAAACTGGTGACCTTGTTTGAGACGCCAACATTATTTTCTATGCAATCCATTGTTACCGGAAGTGTTGCACCTGAGGAACTGGTAGAAAACGCTGTAGCCATGGCAGACATCATCGCACGACCGTGCTTCAGGGGACTTTCACCTGTGAAGAGAAACAGCAATAGAGGTAGGACAATTGCAAGGTGAAGTGTCAAGCCTGAAGCGATGGTAATCATGTACATCCCCACAGCCTTAAACAGTTCAAAGCCAGATGTGGCAACGGCATTCGAAATCAAGCCAAAGACACCGATCGGTGCAAGTCTGATAATAGCGTGGGTCAACTTCATCATGGCCTGGAAACTATTATCGAATAGATTCACCAAGAAGTCGTGAGGCTTGCCCTTGAGTTGTGTTATGGCGAAACCGAATATAATCGCAAAAAAGATCAGGCCCAGAATGTCTCCCTCAGCAGCGGCTTTCACTGGGTTTGTCGGAATCATTCTGATGAGAATACTTCCCAGGGAATCTGGCTGTTGGAGTTGAGATGGGTTGAACTCTTCCACCGTATCGGGGACTTTGGCACCGACACCGGGTTGTATGATGTTGGTGAGGACGAGACCGATAAGAATGGCAAGCATGGAACTCATTAAATAGTAACCAAACGTTTTGATTCCTACCCTCCCCAATGTCTTGGGATCGCCCAGTCCCGCCACGCCAGAGGTGATGGAGGTCAGAATGAGCGGCACAATAATCATCTTCAGAAGTCGCATAAAGATCGTTCCCAACGGTGCGGCAATGAGTGCTTTTTCGCCCAGAACAAGAGCAAAAATGGCTCCCAGCGCCATAGCAATGAAAATCTGCCAGTGGAGTTTCATAAGAGGAGACGGAATTTAATTGTCATGGTGACAATGGCAAAGGTGTTCAAACAAAGATGACTTACCGGATAATCTATACACATGGAAGTTTCGGTATAATCTTATCAATTGTGGATTGTGATAGCAATTGATAACAGATTGAACCGAGTGTCTGTAATTTTATCAGACAGTAAATTGAACCAGATCATGTTCCAACTAAGCTTCTTGGGAGGTCGAATATGAAAATGTACCGCAGAAGTTTTATCAAGATAGTATCCACTGCAGTAGGCTACTCGGCTCTGGGAACCGGCCTGGTGGCATCTTCAAGAGAACAATCCACCCCCACCCAGAAAACTTTGATATTTGATGCTATGGGAGAAATCCGTGATGTCTATCCTCGAGAATTGGTAGAGGAAATCTTAGATAGCGGTCTGAATGCCATAACAGTCACGCTCTGTGATCCTAAAACTTTTGAACATGAAGCTTTTGAAGTTGCGAAAGATGGAATCTTGCACTATGACCGTCTTATTTCAAAACATCCCGATCTATATATGAAAGCAATCAAAGTCTCAAATATCGATAAATCTCGTCAGGAAGGCAAACTTGCCATATTCTATCTGTTCCAAAATTCTACACAGTTTGGCCGTGACTTGGACTTAGTCGAAATGTTTTATGAACAAGGTGTTCGTTCAACCCAAATAACCTACAATTTTCAAAATTGGGCAGGCGCTGGATGTAAAGAAAGGACAGGCGCTGGTTTGACCTATTTTGGACTTGAGCTTGTTGAAAAAATGAATGAAGTTGGTATGTTGATCGACCTTTCTCACGCCAATATGCAAACCATGTCTGATACGATTGATGCGTCTAAAGTACCGGTCATCATCTCACATACAGCCTGTGAGGCAGTGTATAATAATGTCAGAAACACCACGGATGAAAATCTAAGATTTGTTGCAAAGAAGGGTGGTGTAATTGGCATATGTCAGATCAGACCGTTTGTGACAAATATTAGGAAAGGAGCTTTTGAACATTATTTAAATCATATTGAACATGCCATCAAAGTCGCCGGGATTGACCATGTAAGTATTGGCAGTGATCGTGATCACCGTGTAATTGAAATGTCTGATGAATATATCGCTGAACTTAAACGGGAAGAAGGCAGCAATTTCGATGCAAGCCACTGGCCTCTTTTCATGGATGAACTTAACGGCCCTCGGCGCATGGAAGTGATTTGGGATGGTCTCAAAAAAAGAGGTCTTTCCGAACGTGAACGTGAAAAAGTTATGGGATTAAATAACTATAGGATCTACAAAGAAGTAATCGGATGAATCACAAATGCGTCTAGGCACACCGGGTGTTCCTCAGCCCCGGGTCTTGCTCTCAACCATAGTCCGCTCTAACTTCAAAGTTTCTTCACCGTGACAGTAATCTTTTGAGTTGGATCAAGAACATATTCTTCTTCCAGTTGCTTTACTGGATGACCGCTGTCTCGGCGCAGACGAGCATTGCTGATAGCCTCTTGACATCCTTGGCTTGTGGGAATTGCCATCTCGGTGTAAGGCAAAATCCGGAGATCAGGGAAATGACGCCAGATTTAAGCAGTGCAGGACTTAGGTATCGGCCGGCCTATATCTACAAATTCCTCCAACATCCTATACAGGTCCGGCACAATATTGGTGCGGCACGCATGCCAGGATTTCATTTTGATGAAAGGGAGGCTCTCGCCGTGACGCTTTTTCTCATGGAGCAGAAAAAAGATGTGAACTTGGCTGGCCTTCCAAAAAGTTTAGTTTCTACTAGTCAACTGGACGCTGAACGGCTGATTGAGGAGGAGCTTGAGTGTACGCGCTGCCACGGTTTGAACGGGCAAGGTAATAATACATCCACCGATCTCACCGATGCCGGGGCAAGACTAAACAAAGAGTGGCTGAAAAATTACCTTGTGGCACCGCGGCTTTTTGATGGTGATGACACGGCCATGCCTAGTTTCTTCTATCAAGTCGATGCATCTACCAAAAACTACAAACCTGTCACACCTGATGCATCTGCACGAATTGATGCTGTTGTCGCTTATTTCATGGCACTTACCGCAGATGAAGCAGGAGAAGGAGAAAAGCAATTCTCCGCCACCCGCCATCGGTATCCAGAGATAACTGCTGAAACCGGCCGCAATATTTTCCAGTCCCAGAACTGCCAGGTTTGCCATACTCTTGATGGTTTGGAGCCATGGTTTGAGCGCAACGGTCCCGATCTGTCTATCGAGTCACAGCGGGTTCGGCGAGAATGGTTGGCCAGTTATATGTCAGAGCCTCATGCTGTGCGGCCGTTCGGTTATTTCCCGGGCTCCGGCAGTCGCATGCCCAACTACAGGTTAACCGATAATGAAGCGGAAGCATTGACAGAACATTTTGTGAAAAAGAGGAGAAGTGGCTCAACAACTTCACCTGATAAACTCTCAGCATTTTCACAACAAAAGGCGGTGTTGCTCCTTCAGGAAAAGCTGTCATGCCTAGGGTGCCATCGCTTGGGTGACCTGGGTGGCAAGATTGGTCCCGATCTCACCAACGCTGCTAGCCGCTTGAAGGCACCTTTCGTAGATATGATGATTCTTAATCCTAGGATGCTGGTTCCTGAGTCTATCATGCCGAAAGTACCGTTGCCATCGAAGACAGCGAGACTCATCGGGAACTATCTAAAAGGTGCAGAATCCCGGTCCGAAAATCCTTCTTATCTTTCCCTCATTGATCACGAACCCTATAATCCCAAGGGAAGTTTATACCGGGAATTCTGCTCCGTTTGTCACGGCCTCACCGGCGGCGGTGACGGCTTTAATGCGCGGTATCTTCCCAAGACTCCCATTTCACATTCCGATCCAATCCTTATGAGTGAGCGGCCGGATGACACTTTGTATGATGGTATCCACGCTGGCGGTGCTGTTTTGAACAGGCACCACTTCATGCCGCCGTGGGGAGAGACACTTGCACCTCATGATATGCAAAGTCTGGTGGAAGAAATACGGAAGTTTTGTCAATGCCAAGGACCGGAGTGGTCGGAGTTACAGTGAGCCAGTTCTTCCGGTCAGTGTTCATCGTTCTTATCCTTTTTGATCTGGCTTTATCACAGGCTTACCGCCCTTTTCCTCCCGTTAAGGCGACAGAGAGCACCCAGGTTGAATTCGAGGATTTTGTGGGTTCAAAAGTGTGCGGCGAATGCCATGATGCTGTTTATGATGAATGGCGCCAATCTACCCATGGTCAGGCAGGAGGTGCGCCTTCGGAGGAGATGGTCATCGGACGATTTGATGGACAACCGCGGCGCTATGCTGATGCTACAGTAACACCGCTACGTGATGAAAAAGGAGATTACAGGTTCATTGTGGATTGGATGGGAGGGAAGAAAGATATCAAGGTGGACGGTGTTGTAGGGAAGGGACATATGATAGGTGGCGGTACTCAGACCTACTTTTCGCGGTTTTCTGACGGGACCATGCGGCTGCTTCCCTTCGATTTCCATCGTGGCGACAGTATCTGGTTCAGTGAAACGTCCACTGGGCAAGGGTGGGTCCCTATATCAGAAGATCTTTCCATGTTGAGTCTCAGCGAGTGGCCGCCGAACCGCCCACTAGGTACAAAAGCGCAAGCTCAAAATTGCCAGCAGTGCCACGGGAGCCAGATCGAGCTGACGTTCGATTATAGCAAGAAGCAATATCAGACCCGTTTCATGAGTCTTAACATCAACTGCGAATCGTGCCACGGCCCTGGCCGGCGCCATGTGGAAATCGTACGAAAATCGAATTGGGAATCCCGTAATGACATTGGTCTAACGAGCTTGTCAACACTTGCGAAAGATGAAGCGTTGAATGTCTGTTTTCAGTGTCATGCTTTAAAAGATCAAATCACCACGGGCTATCTGCCCGGTGAAGACTTGGAGGCACACTATTCACTGAAGTTCCCCGTACTTGGGCAGACGCGGTACTATCCCGACGGTCGTGTCCGTGCCTTTGGATATCAGCAGAATCACATCTTCAGCGACTGTTACCTTAACGGCTCCATGGCCTGCGGCGACTGTCACAGTCCTCATTCACTTTCATACAGGGACATTAACGGACGATTATTGGAGGGGAGATTTGATAACGGTCAATGTACCTCCTGCCACGCT from the Candidatus Neomarinimicrobiota bacterium genome contains:
- a CDS encoding dicarboxylate/amino acid:cation symporter, with translation MKLHWQIFIAMALGAIFALVLGEKALIAAPLGTIFMRLLKMIIVPLILTSITSGVAGLGDPKTLGRVGIKTFGYYLMSSMLAILIGLVLTNIIQPGVGAKVPDTVEEFNPSQLQQPDSLGSILIRMIPTNPVKAAAEGDILGLIFFAIIFGFAITQLKGKPHDFLVNLFDNSFQAMMKLTHAIIRLAPIGVFGLISNAVATSGFELFKAVGMYMITIASGLTLHLAIVLPLLLFLFTGESPLKHGRAMMSAMATAFSTSSSGATLPVTMDCIENNVGVSNKVTSFVLPLGATINMDGTALYECAGVLFICQAIPGIDLSFSAQMVVVITAFLASVGAAAVPSAGLVMIFIVLNAVGLGDHPTAALLVGTMLAVDRPLDMYRTVVNVTSDSIGTVIVAKSEGETDFYKTI
- a CDS encoding c-type cytochrome: MSWIKNIFFFQLLYWMTAVSAQTSIADSLLTSLACGNCHLGVRQNPEIREMTPDLSSAGLRYRPAYIYKFLQHPIQVRHNIGAARMPGFHFDEREALAVTLFLMEQKKDVNLAGLPKSLVSTSQLDAERLIEEELECTRCHGLNGQGNNTSTDLTDAGARLNKEWLKNYLVAPRLFDGDDTAMPSFFYQVDASTKNYKPVTPDASARIDAVVAYFMALTADEAGEGEKQFSATRHRYPEITAETGRNIFQSQNCQVCHTLDGLEPWFERNGPDLSIESQRVRREWLASYMSEPHAVRPFGYFPGSGSRMPNYRLTDNEAEALTEHFVKKRRSGSTTSPDKLSAFSQQKAVLLLQEKLSCLGCHRLGDLGGKIGPDLTNAASRLKAPFVDMMILNPRMLVPESIMPKVPLPSKTARLIGNYLKGAESRSENPSYLSLIDHEPYNPKGSLYREFCSVCHGLTGGGDGFNARYLPKTPISHSDPILMSERPDDTLYDGIHAGGAVLNRHHFMPPWGETLAPHDMQSLVEEIRKFCQCQGPEWSELQ